Proteins encoded within one genomic window of Verrucomicrobiota bacterium:
- a CDS encoding nucleotide sugar dehydrogenase — translation MAYEQVAIVGLGYVGLPLLLRFSEKGIKVLGLDIDSKKVDSLKAGQSYIKHISAAQIAACFADDSRADASTDFSRISGCDAVIICVPTPLTANREPDMSYVFGTGGQIAPHLKKGMLVVLESTTYPGTTDTDLREILEKNSGLRAGEDFHLAFSPEREDPGNKDFKTSQIPKIVGGLTPVCRDKACELYSLAIDLIVPVASCRVAEAIKLTENIFRSVNIAMVNELKIVYEKMGIDIWEVIEGAKTKPFGFMPFYPGPGLGGHCIPIDPFYLTWKAREYGMPTRFIELAGEVNTAMPAYVIQRTLLALNSVEKSIKGAKILIIGLAYKPDVDDDRESPSYELMAKLEELGAAVAYHDPHIPVIRPSRHYARFAGRESVPVTSAEIQGYDLVLISTKHKDVDYPLISEAARLVVDTRNALNQSPKVWKA, via the coding sequence ATGGCATATGAACAAGTGGCAATCGTGGGTTTGGGATATGTGGGGCTGCCCCTGCTACTCCGATTCTCGGAAAAGGGGATAAAAGTCCTCGGACTGGATATTGACTCCAAAAAGGTTGATTCCCTGAAAGCCGGGCAATCCTATATTAAACACATTTCCGCCGCGCAAATTGCGGCTTGTTTTGCAGACGACTCGCGCGCGGATGCCTCTACGGACTTTTCCCGCATCAGTGGATGTGATGCCGTGATCATTTGTGTGCCCACCCCGCTGACAGCAAATCGTGAGCCGGATATGAGTTATGTTTTCGGCACGGGCGGGCAAATCGCTCCGCACCTGAAAAAAGGCATGCTTGTTGTCCTTGAGTCCACGACATATCCCGGGACGACGGATACCGACCTGCGGGAGATACTGGAGAAAAATTCCGGCCTGAGAGCGGGCGAGGATTTCCATTTAGCTTTTTCCCCAGAAAGGGAAGACCCCGGTAATAAAGACTTTAAAACTAGTCAAATCCCCAAAATCGTCGGGGGCCTGACTCCGGTGTGCCGGGATAAAGCGTGTGAACTTTACAGCTTGGCCATCGACCTGATCGTGCCAGTAGCCTCTTGCCGGGTGGCCGAGGCGATTAAACTCACTGAGAATATTTTCCGTTCGGTGAATATCGCGATGGTAAATGAATTAAAGATTGTATATGAAAAAATGGGGATCGATATCTGGGAGGTCATCGAAGGGGCGAAGACCAAACCTTTTGGGTTCATGCCATTTTATCCGGGCCCGGGATTGGGTGGGCATTGTATCCCGATTGATCCCTTTTATCTGACTTGGAAAGCTCGCGAGTACGGGATGCCTACACGTTTTATCGAGTTGGCAGGTGAAGTGAATACCGCAATGCCCGCCTATGTGATCCAACGTACCCTCTTGGCCTTAAACTCCGTGGAGAAATCGATCAAGGGCGCCAAGATTTTGATTATCGGTCTGGCTTACAAGCCCGATGTGGATGATGACCGTGAGAGTCCGTCTTATGAGTTGATGGCTAAGCTTGAAGAATTAGGCGCGGCGGTCGCCTATCATGACCCTCATATCCCGGTCATCCGCCCCTCGCGACATTACGCCCGGTTTGCCGGACGTGAAAGTGTGCCTGTCACATCCGCAGAGATCCAAGGTTATGACCTGGTCCTGATCTCCACAAAACACAAGGACGTGGATTATCCCCTGATCTCGGAGGCAGCAAGGCTCGTCGTCGATACGCGTAACGCTCTCAATCAATCACCAAAAGTCTGGAAAGCTTAA
- a CDS encoding glycosyltransferase, whose amino-acid sequence MIYFILPENFDSVRVNCGVEAIQIEAARRNYPHQILHRPTDDLFNEPPAMVMISFKQYFKNLGIFSRWFSQLKKKGWIISIYHIDAPWNNGLSEFRWTIIKKLFWPFDIFFTHAVEEDSPRTKSVVYLPNACGVELIDVTQESPTYDIGFCGNFNPKNKEHAKRIKLLGEFTTAFEEAGISFIKSQDDGKMDTWLNHARSCWLQLSIGSAADKPDRMSHGLPARVYGFSSIGALTVIEPRKHLADDFPDEYALPTFHSTDECVGIVKDLIKDKEALNERRRKLLGFSRQKHLYTQRLDKVLEAGRNVGLNIS is encoded by the coding sequence ATGATTTATTTTATATTACCGGAAAATTTTGATTCTGTCCGTGTGAATTGTGGGGTGGAGGCGATTCAAATCGAGGCGGCCCGCCGGAATTATCCCCACCAGATCCTGCACCGACCCACGGATGATTTATTCAACGAGCCTCCGGCCATGGTGATGATTAGTTTTAAGCAATATTTCAAAAACCTCGGCATTTTTTCGCGTTGGTTTTCCCAGCTCAAAAAAAAGGGTTGGATCATTTCGATCTATCACATAGATGCCCCTTGGAATAACGGCCTGTCGGAATTCCGCTGGACCATTATCAAAAAACTTTTTTGGCCTTTCGACATTTTTTTTACACACGCCGTCGAGGAGGATAGTCCCCGGACAAAATCCGTTGTTTACCTACCAAACGCCTGTGGTGTGGAGTTAATCGACGTGACGCAAGAGTCTCCCACTTATGATATCGGGTTCTGTGGGAATTTTAACCCGAAGAATAAAGAACATGCCAAACGTATAAAGTTACTGGGGGAATTCACCACCGCATTTGAGGAGGCGGGAATCTCATTCATCAAGAGTCAGGATGACGGTAAAATGGACACGTGGCTGAATCATGCACGCAGTTGCTGGCTCCAGCTTTCTATCGGCTCTGCCGCGGATAAACCCGACCGGATGTCGCATGGTTTGCCCGCTCGTGTTTATGGTTTTAGCAGTATCGGGGCGCTTACCGTGATCGAACCTCGCAAACACCTCGCGGATGATTTTCCGGATGAATATGCCTTACCGACATTCCACTCCACCGATGAATGTGTAGGGATCGTAAAGGATTTGATCAAAGATAAGGAGGCGTTAAATGAACGCCGCCGCAAATTGCTCGGATTCAGCCGCCAAAAACACCTCTACACCCAGCGTTTGGACAAAGTGCTTGAAGCCGGGCGGAACGTAGGGTTAAACATTTCCTAG
- the trxA gene encoding thioredoxin: protein MASENVLILNESNFEAEVLKSDIPVLVDFHAIWCGPCKMLAPLIDQIAEEKKGLVKVTKVDIDNNHGIAAQYGIRAVPTILIFSKGQVREQIVGMTTKKELEAKLSGAA from the coding sequence ATGGCTAGTGAAAATGTATTAATTTTGAACGAGAGTAATTTTGAGGCAGAGGTCTTAAAGTCGGATATCCCTGTATTGGTTGATTTTCATGCTATCTGGTGCGGTCCCTGCAAAATGCTCGCCCCACTCATCGACCAGATCGCCGAAGAGAAAAAGGGCTTAGTCAAAGTCACCAAAGTCGATATCGACAATAACCACGGGATCGCCGCCCAATACGGGATCAGGGCTGTACCGACCATATTGATTTTCAGCAAAGGACAAGTCCGCGAGCAAATCGTCGGAATGACCACAAAGAAAGAACTTGAGGCGAAATTATCCGGGGCGGCATAA